AGGTACGACCCCGCGTGCTCGGCGTAGTGCTCGCACACCCACGCGCACTTCTCGACCTCGCTCCGCGCGCTCGCGATCGGCTTGCCCATCTCCTGGGTCATTATCTGCGCGTACTCCTCGACGTTCTCCCGAAGGACGTCGGCGGCGTTCGCCATGAGCTCGCAGCGCTCGTGCAGCTCGACGTCGCGCCACGACAGGTACCGCTCGTGGGCGGCCTCGAGGAACTCGTCGACCTCAGCGTCCGTGTGCGTCTCGACCGTATCGAAGGTCTCGCCCGTCGCCGGATTCACGCGTTCCATCGACATATATGGTCGTAGTTCCGCACGAGGCAAGTAGGTTGCCCCGGCGTCGCGCTCGGTCGTGCCAGCGAGTGCCGACCGCGACCGTCCTCGCCGTCAGTCGCCGTGAACGCTCTCGCCGCGGAGCAGGCGGCTGGCGATCGTGAACGTCTGTTCGGCCTCGCGGCGCGTGGGGCTGTGCGCGGCGAGGTAGCGCGCGGCGGCGACGGCGGCGACGCGCTCGCGTTCGCTCGGCAGTCCGTCGGGGGCGTCGGGCGCGCGCTCGCGGACGGCGCGGAACTGCGCGAGCGCGGCCTCGTACGCCTGGAGCGTATGGAAGCCGGCGTCCTCGCGAAGGAGCGCAGCGCCGAGGGTCGACCACAGCGGTCGGGGGCTATCGGCGACCACGAGCAGGGCGGCGGCGTGCCGGCCGGCGTCGTTCACCGAACCCTCGCGGTCGAACGCGTCCCGCAACGCGTCGCGGTGCGCGTCGACGGTCTCGACCGCGACGTCGCCGCTGGCGGGGTCCGGGATCTCCGCGGGTGGACTGTTCAGGAACCGGTCGAGGTACACCGAGAACGCGCCGTCGAGCACGCCACGGTAGAGTTCGGTCGGCTCGACGCGCCCGGCGGCCTGCTGAACGGCGTTCGCGTACGTGAACGTGTGATGGACGGTGTTCCAGTCGCCGAACTCGTTCGTCGTCCCGAACCGCGCGACCCTGGTCGCCGCCGCGCTCGCCACCTCGTGCGCGAGCGCCTCGACGGTCGCCCCGGCCCGAATCGCTTCCCTGAGCGCGTCCGCGACCGCGTGTGGGTCGTCGCCGAGCAGGTCCTCCTGGAACTCGTTCGGCGGCGTCCAGCCCGGGTCGCGTTCGCCCGCCGCGAGCGCTGGCAGGTCGTCGACGAACGACTCGCGCATCGCCGCGAGGTCCTCGGGCTGGCGCCACTCCGAGCCCTCCTCCGCGCGCTCGGCGTCCGTGAATCGCGTGACGAGGCTCGCGAGCACGTCCGCCGCGTCCGCGCGACCCTCGGGCGCCTCGTCATCGCGCTCCAGCGTTCCGTCGCTCGCGCCCGGCCAATCCAGCCGGTCGAGGGTCTCCACGGCCTTGTTCGTCATGTCGAACGAGTGCCCCGAATCGAGGTAGGCGTGGTCGGTCGCCGCCGCGTACAGCATCCGCTCGACGTCCTCCTGGTCGCAGGTCGCGACCGCGGTCCGCAGGACGCGTTCCGCGCCGTCGCTATCTCTGACCTCGACGGTCTCCCGGAACCACTCCGCGAGGCGCTCGGCGGAGACGTCGTCGACGTCGAACGCGGGCTGGTCGAACCGCGGCGCCTCGCCCGCGCAGTCGCTCGCCACGTGCCGCAGGCCGGTGTAGAGTGCACGCTTGCGGTCCGCCTCGTCGAGGACGTCGAGCGCGTTCGTCATCGCAGCGAGGATCGTGAGCCCGGAACTCCAGCCGTCGGCGCGATAGCGCGTTCCGAACGCGACGCCGCGCTCGGCGACGTCGACCGCCGGCACGTCCGCGTTCGCGAGCCCGACGACGCTCTTCGCGACCACGAGCCGGAGGTTCTCCTCGAGTCCGGTGTCGAGGCGCTCGCGCCAGTGCGTCGCCGGGTCGCGGTCCCGCGGCGGGTCCGGGTGAACGTAGACGTCGCCGTCCCGAACCTCCGTCGGGTACGTCCGGACGTCGTCCGCCCACGGGTCGAACGTGTCCCCGCAGGAGAGCTCGAAGCGCGCGTGATGCCAGTGACACGTCAGGACGCCGTCCTCCACGCTCCCCTCAGAAAGCGGGAACCCCATGTGTGGGCAGCGGTTGTCGACAGCGCGCACCTGTCCTTCGTGGTGGAACACGGCGATCGCGCGACCGCGCGCCGTCAGCAGTTCGCGGCCCGCCTCGCGAAGGGTCGCGAGACTCGTCGCTCGAACGAAGCCGTCGTCGCCCGCGTCGTCGGACGTTGCCATACCACGTGATTCGTGCGCGTCGGTCAAAACCGTTCCCTAAAATCGAGTTCACCAGCGGTCCGTCGGGCATTCCACCTAAGTGCACCCCCGACTTATCGCCGGGCAATGCTCACCGAGGGACGGGAGGCGCCCGCGTTCGCGCTCCCCGGCTACCACGACGGCGAGATCGGCGAGTTCGCGCTCGACGACTACGTCGGCGAGGACGTCGTCGTCGTCGCGTTCTACCCCATGGACTTCAGTCCGGGCTGCACCGAGGAACTCTGCAGTCTCCGCGACATCGACCTCCTGACGCTCATGGAGGACGTCACCATCCTCGGGATCTCCGGGGACTCCGTGCACAGCCATCGCGCGTTCGCCGAGGCGAACGCGCTCGAGTACCCGCTCCTGACGGACTCCGTCGGCGAGGTCGCCGAAGAGTACGGCGTCCTCCACCCGGAACTCGACGGCCACCTGCGCGTCCCGAAGCGCGCGCTGTTCGTCGTCGACGACCGCGGCCGCATCGCGTACGCCTGGAGCACCGAGGACCCGCGCGTCCAGCCCGACCTCGACGCGGTCCGGAACGCGATCGACGGCGTCCAGGACGACCGCACGGCCGCGGAACGCTACGGCCGGGGCTACCAGCACTACACGTACGGGCGCTCGGAGTTCGAGAACGCACTCGGCGCGTACGACCGCTCTGGCTGGATGGACGCCGCGGCGGCGTTCGAGGAGGCCGTCGCGTACTTCGACACCGCCGCCGGCGCGTTCGACTCCGCGCGCCGGTTCGCCGAGACCGAGCGCGTCCACGAGATCGCGACGGAAGCGCGGAACGCGAGCGACGACTTCAGGCAGGCCGCTGCGTGGTTCGCGAGCGCCGCCGAGCACCGCGCCGAGGGCAAGGACGGCCTCGCCGACGAGTACCACGAGGACGCACAGCGACCCCACGAGTCCGCGCGCCAGGTCGGCGAACTCGTCGACCCCGACGAACTCCCCGTGGCGTAATAATTGACCGACGGACTCCCCAGACGACATCCCCTCGTCGTCGACCACGCCGCACGGAGTACTTTTCAATCGCCGGCGAGAACGCTGCAAGCATGGATGCGCAGGCGACGGTTCGCGCGTACTACGCGACCCTCGACGACGAGCGGTACGACGACCTTCGGAACGTGCTCGCGCCGGGGTTCACCCAGCGCCGGCCCGACCGCACGTTCGACGACCGCGAGGCGTTCCTCTCGTTCGTCACCGAGGACCGCCCGCACCAGGACACCGACCACGTCCTCGACGGCGTATTCGTCCGCGACGACCCCGAGACATCTGCCGACGTCCGTACGCCAGCGGCTGGCCGCAGCGTCGGGGACGCCGGCGCCGACGACACCGGCGCCGCCGACGCTTGGACGCCGACCGCCGGCGACGAAGCCGAGACCGTCCTCGCCCGCGGCAGCGTCGAGACGGCCGACGGCGACGTCGTCGTCCGCTTCGTCGACGTCTTCGACGTCCTCGCCGACCGCATCGTCGCCCTCGACACGTACACGCGCTGACCGCGGAGAACCGACGAACGCGCGGTTGTGCCAGCGACACATCCCACCCTGGCAACGGCGCTCGACGCCCCATCGACCACGAGCCCCGTGACGAACGCCGCCAGCACCGACAGGAGCCACCGATCGCACCGGACATCCAGCAGGTGCCCGCAATCCACGACGGATCGAAAGTTAACGCATATACCCGGTAACCGCGTATTCCTGCTGCACATGCAGTTCTGTGACGAGTGTGGTTCGTTGATGCACACGGAGGGCGACACGTGGGTGTGTCGATCCTGTGAGAACGAGGCGGCGCGGGACTCGCAAGCGGAAGTGGCGATGGCGACCCGGGATGGACAGCGGGACGACGGAGCACCAGCCGTGGCCGACGCGACCCAGGGCTCCACCGAGACGATGCAGGAGTCCTGTCCGGCGGACGACTGCGACAGCGACCGGGCCTACTACGAGATGATGCCGAAACCGGGCGGCTCCTACGAAGTCCGACTGTTCACCTGCATCGAGTGCGGCCACAAGTGGCGCGGTTCCTGACGGCGCATCTCGCTCGAGTGCTATCCTCAGCCTCCGCATTCCGCGGAGAGCGGAAGCGACCGTGTTCGGTCGCGCCTGCGGCGCGAGCCCTCCGCCGCACCGCTCAACAGAGGATGACCGTGTGCGGTCGCGCCTGCGGCGCGACCCCCCTACTCTCTGTCGCCAGCGCCGAGTGCGCTCTCGCCGACCGGCGAGTGGCCCTCGATGACCTCGAGGCCGCCCATGTACTCCCGTAGCGGTTCCGGGACGTCGACGGTGCCGTCGTCGTTCTGGTAGTACTCCATGATCGCGACCATCACGCGCGGCAGCGCCACGCCCGATCCGTTCAGGGTGTGGCAGTACTCCGCCGACTCGTGGCGCTCGGGCCGGTACTGGATGCCCGCGCGGCGCGCCTGGAACTCCTCGAAGTTCGAGACGCTCGAGACCTCCAGCCAGCGACCGCCCTCCTCGGGGCCGTCGGCCATGTCGTCGCCGGGCGCCCACACTTCGA
Above is a genomic segment from Halorubellus sp. JP-L1 containing:
- a CDS encoding redoxin domain-containing protein, whose translation is MLTEGREAPAFALPGYHDGEIGEFALDDYVGEDVVVVAFYPMDFSPGCTEELCSLRDIDLLTLMEDVTILGISGDSVHSHRAFAEANALEYPLLTDSVGEVAEEYGVLHPELDGHLRVPKRALFVVDDRGRIAYAWSTEDPRVQPDLDAVRNAIDGVQDDRTAAERYGRGYQHYTYGRSEFENALGAYDRSGWMDAAAAFEEAVAYFDTAAGAFDSARRFAETERVHEIATEARNASDDFRQAAAWFASAAEHRAEGKDGLADEYHEDAQRPHESARQVGELVDPDELPVA
- a CDS encoding RPA12/RPB9/RPC11 RNA polymerase family protein; this translates as MQFCDECGSLMHTEGDTWVCRSCENEAARDSQAEVAMATRDGQRDDGAPAVADATQGSTETMQESCPADDCDSDRAYYEMMPKPGGSYEVRLFTCIECGHKWRGS
- a CDS encoding Rieske 2Fe-2S domain-containing protein, with translation MATSDDAGDDGFVRATSLATLREAGRELLTARGRAIAVFHHEGQVRAVDNRCPHMGFPLSEGSVEDGVLTCHWHHARFELSCGDTFDPWADDVRTYPTEVRDGDVYVHPDPPRDRDPATHWRERLDTGLEENLRLVVAKSVVGLANADVPAVDVAERGVAFGTRYRADGWSSGLTILAAMTNALDVLDEADRKRALYTGLRHVASDCAGEAPRFDQPAFDVDDVSAERLAEWFRETVEVRDSDGAERVLRTAVATCDQEDVERMLYAAATDHAYLDSGHSFDMTNKAVETLDRLDWPGASDGTLERDDEAPEGRADAADVLASLVTRFTDAERAEEGSEWRQPEDLAAMRESFVDDLPALAAGERDPGWTPPNEFQEDLLGDDPHAVADALREAIRAGATVEALAHEVASAAATRVARFGTTNEFGDWNTVHHTFTYANAVQQAAGRVEPTELYRGVLDGAFSVYLDRFLNSPPAEIPDPASGDVAVETVDAHRDALRDAFDREGSVNDAGRHAAALLVVADSPRPLWSTLGAALLREDAGFHTLQAYEAALAQFRAVRERAPDAPDGLPSERERVAAVAAARYLAAHSPTRREAEQTFTIASRLLRGESVHGD